The genome window TGCGGCGTTGACCACACTTTTGGCTTAATGTCGGGATTGCTATTTTATCAACAAGTGGGGACCACAAAAATTTAAAGGCGAAAGCTAATCCTGTCAGGCTGAGCAAAGTGATTGATGCTCGGTCGACACCTGCTTCTCTTAGCCAGAAAGACAGCGAAGAGAAAATCAGCATAAAGGGCAGGCCAGATGAAAAGCCCAGCAGTAGCATGGTAATGACCCGGCGCTGGGTGTATATAGCCAGGGTGTCAAGGAGTTTTGATAAGGTAGCCTGCATGTTTCTTCTACTCAAGTTAGTATCAACTGATTCTTTCCAATGGATATATGTATTGATAGTAATGAGTTCGTGAGCGCTTGTTAAGGTTATATAACTTGATATTATTCACCTTGCCATTGGAATCTTTGTAACGAGACTTTTTGGTTATCGAAGATAATACCTTCTGCTTCGAGTTTCTCTTTTTGTATTGAGAACTGCTTACTATCTCGCGGAAATGATAAGCAGCCTTTGCTATTAATTACCCGGTGCCAGGGTAGCCCAGAACCGTGTGGCAGTTGTTTGAGTACACTGCCCACCATCCGTGCGTGATTGGGCAAGCCAGCCATTCTGGCTACTTGGCCATAGGTAGCAACCCGGCCTTTAGGTATTAAACTAACGACTTGCCAAATGCGGGCATTTTTTGTTGGATCCATTGCTGCTTCTTTTATGATCGTAATAACTTAGTGGTAGTGATGACTGAAGTAGTGATGGTTAATATAGGTTGACAATAACTGTGTTGATGATGCTGAAAAAAATTAATTATTCAAGCTGCAATAAATTAGTTGAAGCAAATAAACAGTTATTGGCCTTAGACAGCCGCCATCATAGCGATGACAAACTTTTTATCAAATTGAATTATTCATTTATGCATGTATCTAACCGTACTCAGTTTTCTTTTAGTAAGCATTAATTATCAATTAAACATATTTCAACCCGTGGTTACTAACTTAGTCAGTAGCTGTTGGCCTTATTAAGAAGTTTCTGTGATCGTATGATGTCAAGGTTAATAAAACAGATAGTCTATACCTGCCTTATATTTATCAGTTGCTCTGCTGTTGCTGATACCCTTACGCTCTCTAATGGCGATAA of Spartinivicinus poritis contains these proteins:
- a CDS encoding MGMT family protein; this encodes MDPTKNARIWQVVSLIPKGRVATYGQVARMAGLPNHARMVGSVLKQLPHGSGLPWHRVINSKGCLSFPRDSKQFSIQKEKLEAEGIIFDNQKVSLQRFQWQGE